The nucleotide sequence GCAGTCTCTTCTAAGCCCCGCGCGCAGCAGAAGGACTCGTATAATGGAGAACCCGTCACTGGTACGTACACCACTGGACTTTCTGCCGCACAACAAAGAGTACATCGTCATTGCCAGCCTTCCAAAGAACAGCGTCTCGCTGGCTGTCAAGGCTCAGGAGTCGGGCGCAGACGCAGTAATCCTCAACATAGACGGGGACGATGGCGCCCATCCGAGCCACCTGGGGAGCTACGACCTCCACGACGCCTACATCAACGACGTGATTTCGACCATCTCAATCCCTTGCGGAATCTTCATCGGAGGGGCGAAACCGCTCGCAGAGGAGTACTGGGAGAGGATAATGTCCAGCCGGTTCGGGTTCGTCGAGATGTACGCTCACCAGATGCCGCTCTTCGTCTTGTCGGACGCCCGCGTCAAGAAAATCGCTGCGGTAGCGACCGGGTACATACTCGAGCAGGTGAAGTATCTCTCGCAGACGGAAGGAGTCGAGGCTTTGGACTCCGCCACAGTCCCGGCGCAGGCGAGGGGGACGGCATTCAGCGCACTGGACTACGCGACGCTCGGCGTGATAGTCAATCTCTCATCCAAACCTGTCCTCCTGAGGACTCAGAAGAGGCTGTCGAGGCTCGATTTGGCCATGGTGATGAAACTCGGCGTGAAGGGGCTGGTGGTCGACCCGGCCATTCTCTCGGGGGCAGATGAGACATATAGAGAAGAGCTGACAAGCCTCAGCCCAAGGCGACAAGATACTGGTCAGCAGTAAGAGCATCCAGGCAGTAATACTTGCGGGAGGGCTCGGCACGAGGCTGAGGCCCTTCACGTTCCTACTTCCGAAGCCGATGCTCCCGGTCGGACCGAAACCGATTCTGGAGCACATAGTGGAATGGCTTCACGGGGCGGGAGTGAGAGACATCATAATCTCGACTGGTTATCTGGGCAAGATGATCCAGGAGTACTTCGGCGACGGCAAGGACCTTGGAGTGAGGATATCGTACGCCTCCTCGATCCATCCGCTCGGAATCGCAGGTCAGCTGAAGTCAGCAGAGAGCAAGGTCAAGGGCAGATTCCTCTGCCTCTACGGCGACGCCATGCTGAACTTTGACCTGAAGAAGGTGCTCGAGTTCCACGGGAAGCACGCGGCTGACGCCACGATGGTCCTCATGAAGTACAGCACCGAGCTGAAGTACGGGTTCATGGAGACTGACAAGGAAGGTAGGCTGACCGAATGGAGAGAGAAGCCAACGATCACTGGGTACATCAACGTCGGGTGCTACGTTATGGAGCGTAGGTTCCTGAGGCACGTTCCTGCTGGCAGGATGTACGGAATGAAGGAAGCGTTCGAAAATGCGCAGAAGGCGCACGACAAGCTCTACGGGGTGAAGGTCGAAGGCGAGTTCACTGACATCGGGGACAGAAAGTCGTACCGGGAGGCAAACGAGGAATACATGAAGCGGATGGGCAAGATGCTCTAGTCCATGACAGTTGTGCTGTTCGAGGACGAGCGATGGCGGGACTTCGCCCCCCTGAGCACGTTGAGACACGTCGGCCTCCTGAGGTGGGGGACGAGGACGCTTCTTGACTCTGTGAGGAGGGCGGTGGGTGCAAAGGATGTGACGCTCTGGGGCCGACCCGAGATATGTGAGGTGACTCGAACGTCCGAAGAGGTAGAGTACAACGCCTCGATCGAAGGCGACGTGCTTCTACTGAACGCCCGAGCGAGGCCCAACCTAGGGTTGCAGGCGCTGGTTGAGAGGAGGGGGAGGTTCGTGGCGACATCTGGAGACGTTGTGGTGGCAGCCAGGATTGGAGTGGAGGATATCGAACCCGGAGTGCTGGGGCTCAAGCGAATCCTGAGACTATCGAAGGGGTCGGATGTGCTGGAACTGCCGAGAGGCTCTGTCTTCAGGGGGTGCTGGCAGATGGTGGAGAGCAACGGGCTAGCGATTGCAGAGCAAGCGGTTCAATTCAGCGACCAGCTCGAACTGCCGGAGAAGACAAGGGTGAAGGGTCCAGCCTCAAACCTCAGGGTCCACGGCTCGGCCGAAGTCGAGGACCACGTGACCTTCGACACCAGGCGCGGCCCGGTCATGGTCGACGAAGGAGCCTCCATTGAGAGCTTCTCGAGGATATCCGGGCCATGCTATGTAGGGCGAAGGACGAGGGTGCACTCCGCGCTGCTGAGGGAGGGAACATCAATCTTCGAGGTGTGCAGGATTGGGGGCGAAGTGGAGAACTCGATTATCATGCCCAACACCAACAAGACGCATCTGGGCTACGTCGGCGACTCGGTGGTGGGCGAGTGGGTCAACCTCGGCGCTGGCAGCACATTCAGCAACCTCAAGAATACCTACGGTAGCGTGCGCGTCGAGGTGAACGGGAGGAGGGTCGACACTGGCATGACCAAGCTTGGACCGGTAATTGGCGACATGGCGAAGGTCTCGATTAACGCCTCGGTGTATTCAGGCAAGAGTGTGGGCGTCGCCAGTCAGGTTTCGGGCCTGGTGGACAGGAACGTCCCGAGTTTCACCTACTATGACGGCGGCAGGGCCAAAATGGTCGAGCTCCGTCTCGACTCTGTCATCGAGACCCAGACCAGGATGAAGGAGCGGAGGGGGATGACCCTTTCCAAGGCGGAAGAGTCGCTCATCCGGCTGGCCTTCAAGGCCACCGCGATTGAGAGGCGGAAGGCGCACGTCAAGAAGGGCAGGATAGCTTGAAGGTCCTGTTCGTCGTAGATGTGCACACAAGCAGGGCAGCCCTCGAATGGATAGGACGAAAGGGCAAAGACTACGACGCGATCATAGTCGGCGGCGACATTGCGAGAAGCGGAGGTCAGGACTTCGTCAGTGAGTTCCTAGATGCCGTCGCCTCGACTGGCAAGACAGCCTTCTTCGTGCCAGGGAACGCAGACTCGTCACAGACCAAAGTCCCGACAGGCGTCGTTCCCCTCCACGGGCGGACGGCCACCGTCGGGAAGCACACAATCGGGGGGCTCGGGGGTTCGAATCCGACCCCGTTCCATACAATCTTCGAACTCGAGGACGCAGACGCGACGTCCATCCTGTCAAGACTGGGCCGCTTGGACATCTTGGTCTCCCACTGTCCGCCCGTGAACACGAAGTGCGACAGGGCAGGCGGAGCACACATCGGCTCAGCGCCTGTAAGGGAATACATCATCAGGGAACGACCTTACCTCGTGCTCTCCGGTCACGCGCACGACTCCAGGGGAATAGACAAGGTCGGCGACACGACGATCGTGAACCCTGGCCCCCTCATGCGGGGGAACTATGCCGAAGTACGGTTGGACGGGCTAATCAGCGTAGAACTTAAGAGCGAAAGACTGTGAGCACGTGCGAATCCCACCGGGGTGAGATGTTTTGAAGAGTAATCTTTCGTTCTCCAGGGTCAAGATGATTGACAGGAAAGCAGTCTATATGGCATACAGAGACTGGCCCTCACTCGCGAGGTCAGGATTCGAAGCAAGGTTTGAACTGCCTCCTACTGAGTTCAAGCAGACTTTCGTGCTAGGGATGGGCGGGTCTGCCGCGGGTGGCGACATAATCTCGGGCTGGCTGAGCCCGAGGCAAGGTGTCGAACTTTCTGTGTTCAAGGGCAGAGTGCCCGTTCATGACATGAAAGGGACGCTGGCCATCGCGTGCAGCGCCTCTGGAGGCACGCAGGAGACGATAGCGATGATGCAAACGGCGGCGAGGAGAGGCGCAACTGTCGTTTCCATCTCCTCCGGGGGGAAACTCGAGGAGGAGTCCAAGAAGCTCGGCCTCCAGCACATCGCGATGCCTGAAGTTGTCGCCCCGCGCTACATGCTCCCGTTCATCGTCTTCTCCTGTCTTGCCGTCGCGAACAGGGGCATGGACCTCGGCTGCGAGGAGGAGGCTAGAGAAGCTGTCTCCTCTCTCGGCAAGGAGCGCGGCACGGTTGATGTAGAGGTTGCAGATGC is from Nitrososphaerales archaeon and encodes:
- a CDS encoding nucleotidyltransferase family protein → MRPFTFLLPKPMLPVGPKPILEHIVEWLHGAGVRDIIISTGYLGKMIQEYFGDGKDLGVRISYASSIHPLGIAGQLKSAESKVKGRFLCLYGDAMLNFDLKKVLEFHGKHAADATMVLMKYSTELKYGFMETDKEGRLTEWREKPTITGYINVGCYVMERRFLRHVPAGRMYGMKEAFENAQKAHDKLYGVKVEGEFTDIGDRKSYREANEEYMKRMGKML
- a CDS encoding metallophosphoesterase family protein, with translation MKVLFVVDVHTSRAALEWIGRKGKDYDAIIVGGDIARSGGQDFVSEFLDAVASTGKTAFFVPGNADSSQTKVPTGVVPLHGRTATVGKHTIGGLGGSNPTPFHTIFELEDADATSILSRLGRLDILVSHCPPVNTKCDRAGGAHIGSAPVREYIIRERPYLVLSGHAHDSRGIDKVGDTTIVNPGPLMRGNYAEVRLDGLISVELKSERL